The following proteins come from a genomic window of Ictalurus furcatus strain D&B chromosome 26, Billie_1.0, whole genome shotgun sequence:
- the arl11 gene encoding ADP-ribosylation factor-like protein 11, giving the protein MGLILQKQCKQLKKVPNVVLMGLDSAGKSTLLYRLSRGAIMNTSPTVGFNVVTLELNKTMILTVWDVGGQQCLRPNWRYYLEGCKALVFVVDASDRTRMGEAKMALNTILSDHNLEAVPMMVLANKSDLPNSMTLNEVCEQLDLASCTDRIWEIQACSAFKGLGLQQAFLSVAKMIQKQ; this is encoded by the coding sequence ATGGGGCTCATTCTTCAGAAGCAGTGCAAGCAGCTCAAAAAGGTGCCCAACGTGGTCTTAATGGGCCTGGACTCGGCGGGGAAATCCACTCTGCTCTACAGGCTCTCCCGAGGGGCCATCATGAACACTTCGCCTACCGTAGGCTTCAACGTGGTCACCCTGGAGCTGAACAAGACGATGATTCTCACCGTTTGGGATGTAGGTGGCCAGCAGTGTCTGAGGCCTAACTGGAGATATTATCTGGAGGGATGCAAGGCACTGGTGTTCGTGGTGGACGCCAGTGACAGGACTCGCATGGGGGAAGCAAAGATGGCTCTGAATACCATTTTAAGCGACCACAACCTGGAAGCGGTTCCGATGATGGTGTTGGCTAATAAATCAGACCTACCAAATTCAATGACTTTAAATGAGGTGTGTGAACAGCTGGATTTAGCGAGCTGCACTGACAGGATTTGGGAGATCCAGGCATGCAGTGCTTTTAAAGGACTGGGATTGCAGCAGGCTTTCCTGTCTGTAGCCAAAATGATTCAGAAGCAATGA
- the rcbtb1 gene encoding RCC1 and BTB domain-containing protein 1 isoform X1 — MLCVCVFSISSSNSQGASSSSCVASAPAPPKSVSPSFWSFNSIAMVDVNKWPLFSLMSAQDVASIRQACVFGTSANEAICITHDNEVYVFGLNCSNCLGTGDSTSTIVPKKLDCLSGKKVVSLSYGSGPHVLLATEEGQLYGWGHNGYSQLGNGTTNQGVSPVLVSTNLQNKRVIEVACGSHHSVALSHDGEVFAWGYNNCGQVGSGSTANQPTPRRVSSCLLNKVVVSIACGQTSSMAVTDNGEVYGWGYNGNGQLGLGNNGNQLTPCRLAALQSVCVLQIACGYAHSLALTDEGLLYAWGANTYGQLGTGNKSNQLSPVQVMSEKERIVEIAACHSTHTSAAKTQSGKVYMWGQCRGQSVVLPHPTYFSCTDDVFACFATPSVMWRLLSMEHDDFLSVAESLRKEFDSPETSDLKFSIDGKFIHVHKAVLKIRCEHFRSMFQSHWNEDMKEVIEIDQFSYPVYRSFLEFLYTDTVDLPPEDAIGLLDLATSYCENRLKRLCQHIIKRGITVENAFSLLSAAVRYDAEDLEEFCFKFCVNHLTAVTQTAAFWQIDGNMLKEFICRASRCGAFKN; from the exons atgttgtgtgtgtgtgtgtttagtattAGCAGTAGCAATAGCCAAGGTGCCTCTTCCAGTAGCTGTGTTGCATCTGCTCCTGCCCCACCAAAATCTGTTTCCCCTTCCTTCTGGAGCTTCAACAGTATAGCCATGGTGGATGTAAACAAATGGCCCCTATTCAGCTTAATGAGTGCACAGGATGTCGCCTCAATACGTCAGGCGTGCGTGTTTGGGACGTCCGCCAACGAGGCAATCTGCATCACCCATGATAACGAG GTGTACGTGTTTGGGCTGAACTGCAGTAACTGCTTGGGCACAGGGGATAGCACAAGCACCATCGTCCCTAAAAAGCTAGACTGTCTGAGTGGGAAGAAGGTAGTCAGTCTAAGCTATGGCAGTGGGCCACATGTGCTGCTCGCTACAGAGG AGGGCCAGCTGTACGGGTGGGGACATAACGGATACAGTCAGCTGGGTAATGGGACTACCAATCAGGGAGTGTCTCCTGTGCTTGTGTCCACTAACCTGCAGAACAAAAGGGTGATTGAGGTGGCTTGTGGATCACACCATTCAGTCGCCCTGTCCCATGAtggagag GTGTTCGCTTGGGGCTATAATAACTGCGGTCAAGTGGGATCAGGATCCACAGCCAACCAGCCCACACCTCGCAGGGTCTCCAGCTGCCTCCTTAACAAAGTAGTGGTCAGCATAGCCTGTGGTCAGACTTCCTCCATGGCAGTCACGGACAACGGCGAG gtgtatgGTTGGGGTTATAATGGTAATGGACAGCTTGGGTTGGGGAACAATGGAAATCAGCTGACACCGTGCCGTCTAGCAGCGCTACAGAGTGTTTGTGTCCTACAG ATTGCCTGTGGTTATGCCCACTCACTGGCACTAACAGACGAGGGACTGTTGTATGCGTGGGGAGCCAACACTTATGGCCAGCTTGGTACAGGCAACAAGAGCAATCAGCTCAGCCCAGTTCAGGTCATGTCTGAGAAAGAGCG GATTGTGGAAATAGCAGCATGTCActccacacacacctcagcagCGAAGACACAGAGTGGCAAAGTGTATATGTGGGGCCAGTGCAGAGGCCAGTCCGTCGTCTTACCCCACCCCACGTACTTCAGCTGCACCGACGACGTCTTCGCCTGCTTCGCAACACCATCTGTCATGTGGAGACTCCTGTCCATGG AGCACGATGATTTCCTGTCTGTGGCCGAGTCTCTGAGGAAAGAGTTTGACAGCCCTGAGACCTCAGACCTCAAATTCAGCATAGACGGCAAATTCATTCACGTCCACAAAGCAGTGCTTAAAATCAG ATGTGAACACTTCAGATCCATGTTTCAGTCTCACTGGAATGAAGATATGAAAGAGGTGATTGAGATCGATCAGTTCTCCTACCCTGTCTACAGATCCTTCCTCGAGTTCCTCTACACAGACACTGTAGATCTTCCTCCAGAGGATGCTATTG GATTGCTGGATCTGGCCACTTCATACTGTGAGAACAGGCTAAAGCGGCTGTGTCAGCACATCATAAAGCGGGGCATCACTGTGGAAAATGCTTTCTCCCTCCTTTCTGCTGCAGTCAGATACGATGCTGAG gATCTTGAAGAATTCTGCTTCAAGTTTTGTGTGAACCACCTGACCGCGGTGACTCAGACAGCAGCGTTCTGGCAGATCGACGGGAACATGCTAAAGGAGTTTATCTGTAGAGCCAGCCGCTGTGGAGCTTTTAAAAACTGA
- the rcbtb1 gene encoding RCC1 and BTB domain-containing protein 1 isoform X2: MVDVNKWPLFSLMSAQDVASIRQACVFGTSANEAICITHDNEVYVFGLNCSNCLGTGDSTSTIVPKKLDCLSGKKVVSLSYGSGPHVLLATEEGQLYGWGHNGYSQLGNGTTNQGVSPVLVSTNLQNKRVIEVACGSHHSVALSHDGEVFAWGYNNCGQVGSGSTANQPTPRRVSSCLLNKVVVSIACGQTSSMAVTDNGEVYGWGYNGNGQLGLGNNGNQLTPCRLAALQSVCVLQIACGYAHSLALTDEGLLYAWGANTYGQLGTGNKSNQLSPVQVMSEKERIVEIAACHSTHTSAAKTQSGKVYMWGQCRGQSVVLPHPTYFSCTDDVFACFATPSVMWRLLSMEHDDFLSVAESLRKEFDSPETSDLKFSIDGKFIHVHKAVLKIRCEHFRSMFQSHWNEDMKEVIEIDQFSYPVYRSFLEFLYTDTVDLPPEDAIGLLDLATSYCENRLKRLCQHIIKRGITVENAFSLLSAAVRYDAEDLEEFCFKFCVNHLTAVTQTAAFWQIDGNMLKEFICRASRCGAFKN; the protein is encoded by the exons ATGGTGGATGTAAACAAATGGCCCCTATTCAGCTTAATGAGTGCACAGGATGTCGCCTCAATACGTCAGGCGTGCGTGTTTGGGACGTCCGCCAACGAGGCAATCTGCATCACCCATGATAACGAG GTGTACGTGTTTGGGCTGAACTGCAGTAACTGCTTGGGCACAGGGGATAGCACAAGCACCATCGTCCCTAAAAAGCTAGACTGTCTGAGTGGGAAGAAGGTAGTCAGTCTAAGCTATGGCAGTGGGCCACATGTGCTGCTCGCTACAGAGG AGGGCCAGCTGTACGGGTGGGGACATAACGGATACAGTCAGCTGGGTAATGGGACTACCAATCAGGGAGTGTCTCCTGTGCTTGTGTCCACTAACCTGCAGAACAAAAGGGTGATTGAGGTGGCTTGTGGATCACACCATTCAGTCGCCCTGTCCCATGAtggagag GTGTTCGCTTGGGGCTATAATAACTGCGGTCAAGTGGGATCAGGATCCACAGCCAACCAGCCCACACCTCGCAGGGTCTCCAGCTGCCTCCTTAACAAAGTAGTGGTCAGCATAGCCTGTGGTCAGACTTCCTCCATGGCAGTCACGGACAACGGCGAG gtgtatgGTTGGGGTTATAATGGTAATGGACAGCTTGGGTTGGGGAACAATGGAAATCAGCTGACACCGTGCCGTCTAGCAGCGCTACAGAGTGTTTGTGTCCTACAG ATTGCCTGTGGTTATGCCCACTCACTGGCACTAACAGACGAGGGACTGTTGTATGCGTGGGGAGCCAACACTTATGGCCAGCTTGGTACAGGCAACAAGAGCAATCAGCTCAGCCCAGTTCAGGTCATGTCTGAGAAAGAGCG GATTGTGGAAATAGCAGCATGTCActccacacacacctcagcagCGAAGACACAGAGTGGCAAAGTGTATATGTGGGGCCAGTGCAGAGGCCAGTCCGTCGTCTTACCCCACCCCACGTACTTCAGCTGCACCGACGACGTCTTCGCCTGCTTCGCAACACCATCTGTCATGTGGAGACTCCTGTCCATGG AGCACGATGATTTCCTGTCTGTGGCCGAGTCTCTGAGGAAAGAGTTTGACAGCCCTGAGACCTCAGACCTCAAATTCAGCATAGACGGCAAATTCATTCACGTCCACAAAGCAGTGCTTAAAATCAG ATGTGAACACTTCAGATCCATGTTTCAGTCTCACTGGAATGAAGATATGAAAGAGGTGATTGAGATCGATCAGTTCTCCTACCCTGTCTACAGATCCTTCCTCGAGTTCCTCTACACAGACACTGTAGATCTTCCTCCAGAGGATGCTATTG GATTGCTGGATCTGGCCACTTCATACTGTGAGAACAGGCTAAAGCGGCTGTGTCAGCACATCATAAAGCGGGGCATCACTGTGGAAAATGCTTTCTCCCTCCTTTCTGCTGCAGTCAGATACGATGCTGAG gATCTTGAAGAATTCTGCTTCAAGTTTTGTGTGAACCACCTGACCGCGGTGACTCAGACAGCAGCGTTCTGGCAGATCGACGGGAACATGCTAAAGGAGTTTATCTGTAGAGCCAGCCGCTGTGGAGCTTTTAAAAACTGA
- the cdadc1 gene encoding cytidine and dCMP deaminase domain-containing protein 1, with translation MAATHSGSRKHPGTGGNRITSNPQDDVSNVKESSTQTEGKVQGHGPRLSKVNLFTLLSLWMELFPRRKSQRRDNASVQVTGLVVVHEQRILGLHCSGEELHAGQVAVLRHGPRLKRCDLYFSRKPCSTCLKMIINAGVNRISYWPADAEISLLSDRSSAAGSRLQEATLDAVAAERLKSSSRPHICVLLQPLANSMLQFVEETSRNSDFLGRMAADDPSLDVHEVFRKERWRNWESFSKRFVIDDVEVHRELLSKMNLENFCTEPYFSELRQHMRDLIRILASVAASVPVLKHEYGFYETEPPSSEYRTLSEDVVRHCIIQAAVLAYRTEDPKVGVGTVIWAEGRLPQCDGTGNMYLVGCGYNAYPVGSEYAEFPQMDDKQEERQRRKYRYIIHAEQNALTFRSADLKEEENTMLFVTKCPCDECVPLIQGAGIKQIYTTDLDSGKDKHDISYISFNRLRGIRKFIWQKSALFRSVSEQTGPHLSNGCVKNRREEEVDCQSNKRLRN, from the exons ATGGCAGCTACACACAGTGGGTCCCGGAAACATCCGGGTACCGGAGGTAACAGGATCACTTCAAACCCCCAGGATGATGTCAGTAAcgtgaaggagagcagcacaCAGACGGAGGGCAAAGTGCAAG gTCATGGACCAAGACTGTCCAAGGTTAACCTCTTCACATTACTGAGTCTCTGGATGGAGCTTTTTCCCAGGAGGAAATCTCAGAGACGAGACAATGCATCC GTGCAAGTCACTGGCCTGGTGGTGGTCCATGAACAAAGAATTCTGGGTCTTCATTGCTCTGGAGAGGAGCTTCATGCCGGTCAGGTGGCGGTACTCAGACATGGGCCCAGACTAAAGCGCTGTGATCTTTATTTCTCCAGAAAGCCTTGTTCTACCTGCCTCAAGATGATCATCAACG ctGGTGTGAACAGGATCTCTTACTGGCCTGCTGACGCTGAGATCAGCCTGCTGTCTGACAGAAGCAGTGCCGCAGGTTCTCGTCTCCAGGAGGCCACGCTGGACGCCGTGGCCGCCGAGAGGCTCAAATCCAGCAGCAGGCCACACATCTGTGTGCTGCTCCAGCCTCTAGCCAACTCCATGCTTCAGTTTGTAGAGGAGACGTCCCGCAACAGTGACTTTCTGGGCAGAATGGCAGCAGATGATCCCTCTCTGGACGTCCATGAAGTCTTTAGGAAAGAGCGCTGGAGGAACTGGGAGAGTTTTTCTAAAAGGTTTGTGATTGACGATGTGGAGGTGCACAGGGAGCTGCTCAGTAAGATGAACCTGGAGAACTTTTGCACAGAACCATATTTCAGTGAGCTGCGGCAGCACATGAGGGATCTGATCAGGATTCTGGCATCTGTGGCTGCAAGTGTTCCCGTTCTCAAGCACGAATATGGGTTCTATGAGACAGAACCCCCAAGTAGTGAATATAGGACATTATCTGAGGATGTTGTGAGACACTGCATCATCCAGGCAGCAGTGCTGGCATACAGAACAG AAGATCCTAAAGTGGGAGTGGGCACAGTGATTTGGGCAGAGGGCAGACTG CCTCAGTGTGATGGCACGGGGAACATGTACCTGGTGGGATGTGGTTATAATGCCTATCCTGTGGGCTCTGAGTACGCCGAGTTTCCTCAGATGGATGACAAGCAGGAAGAGAGGCAGCGCCGTAAATACCGTTACATCATCCATGCTGAGCAGAACGCGCTCACTTTCAG GAGTGCGGACTTGAAGGAGGAAGAGAACACGATGCTCTTCGTCACTAAATGCCCGTGTGATGAATGTGTGCCTCTGATCCAAGGGGCCGGCATCAAACAAATCTACACCACAGACCTGGACAGTGGGAAAGACAAACACGACATTTCCTACATCAGTTTCAACCGGCTCCGCGGCATCCGCAAGTTCATC